In the genome of Primulina eburnea isolate SZY01 chromosome 13, ASM2296580v1, whole genome shotgun sequence, the window CAAGGTCTGCCAGGAGGTTAAAGACAAAAGATTACAATTATTCAAGGACTATTTTGTTGATGAGAGAAAGTAAGTTTTTTTGTTATATCCCAATCATTGCTCTAACTTTACTTCTTTTGATCCATCCTTTTCCGTTTTCTGAAAAGcggggttttttttaaaaaaaattggtgggGTCGAAACACTCTTGATTTTTAGGATACTTTGCAGTTTTACCTCAAAAGATTCAATTTTTAAGAAAGAAAACATGATTTTTTGGGGACTACTCATACCTACTAATCATCTATCCGTTCAAGCTTTAGCGTCATCAAGAAATAGGGTCATTACACATATTATTCTGGAGGAAATAGCCTAATAGCTAGAGTTTCATGTTATAGGAAGCTTGCGAGCACGAAGGCTACAGACAATGATGGCCTAAAATGCGCCATTGATCACATCATCGAAGCCCAAGAAAAAGGAGAAATCAATGAAGATAATGTCCTTTACATTGTTGAGAACATCAACGTTGCAGGTGAGTTTTTGCTTTATTTGTCCAGTCTTTTCCTTCTTATTGCAGGTAAATTttccatttttgaaaccaaTTTTTCTTCTGGTATAAATGATTCTTTGATGATTCCAGATTGTGTTGTTGATAAGTATGGAAATGGGGAGTGGGGATCTTGATCGATTCATAATTAAATGTACTTACCAATAAACTAGTGGTTTTAAGTAACCACACGAACTATAGTCTATATGTCTTGGTACATTCACTCGAGGACTTCAATTGTAGATCATCACCGAAATTGAGCCCAACTTCAACTTAAagagcacaaggatatagaggataatattgaaaattaaatatacTTTTAACACATTTTTTCGATTTACCGAGGGGAAATAGctcttaaaatatataattaaaacttTTTCTCAGACCAATATTtaatagaaataaattatttaaaaaactcGAACTCTTAAGAGATTGACTGACTCGACAAAAGTCATCGTTCATGATCAAGCCAAATCTAAAGCATTGGTTTTTTTCCTTGAACAGCAATTGAAACAACACTTTGGTCAATTGAGTGGGGCATTGCTGAATTAGTGAACCACCCCGAAATCCAGAAAAAGCTTCGGAATGAAATAGACACCGTGCTTGGCCTGGGAGTACCAGTTACGGAGCCCGAAATCCACAAACTACCATACCTTCAAGCAGTTGTCAAAGAAACGCTCCGCCTCAGAATGGCCATTCCTCTTTTAGTTCCCCACATGAACCTCCATGATGCCAAGCTAAGCGGCTACGACATTCCAGCCGAAAGCAAGATCTTGGTGAATGCTTGGTGGCTGGCTAACAACCCTGACCACTGGAAAAACCCCGAGGAATTCAGGCCTGAAAGATTTTTGGAAGAGGAGTCTAAAGTCGATACTAATGGCAATGATTTTCGGTACCTGCCATTCGGGGTTGGCAGGAGAAGCTGTCCTGGCATCATTCTGGCATTGCCTATTCTTGGCATTACTTTGGGGGGACTGGTGCAGAATTTCGAGTTGCTGCCTCCTCGAGGGCAGTCCAAGATCGACACCGCCGAGTGCGGTGGCCAATTCAGTTTACGTATTTTGAATCATTCCACCATTGTTTTGAAGCCAATATCTTAAAAATGTTTAATCAGTTTGAATAATGGAGTTTGACTGAGTTTTGGATtctccaaaatcatgttttgtaATGTTTCTATCTTGTGCGTCATTGGGTGATATGTATATTCTTCACAAATCCTCTTCTTCGtttttttcttccttgcttcctttcttttcttttttaacCCCAAACCACTTTGATATGTTATCCTACTTTGTCTTTATTTTTGAAACTAATTGATTAGGTATCTTGTGGCACGATCTCACgattctttatctgtgagatgggttaACTCTTTCgatatccacaacaaaaaataatgttattagcataaaaagtaatattttttcgtagattacccaaataagagatctaactcacaaaatacgatccgtgaaaccgtcttaTACAAATTTTGTCAAACTAATTTTGTCATTaatctatatttatttttatttattcttaTAAAAATGTAGATGAAAGACAGACCATTATATGTGTAAAGTACGAGAATTCACATGGATATCTtcgtaaatttatttatattacagGGAGATATAAGTAAAAAAAATGTTAATAGCCAGCATATAATTTTCATATTGAGATACAagttatattaataattaaataaatt includes:
- the LOC140810932 gene encoding trans-cinnamate 4-monooxygenase-like, which encodes MDLLLLEKTLLGLFLAIVTGTVISKLRGKKFKLPPGPIPVPIFGNWLQVGDDLNHRNLADYAKKFGEIFLLRMGQRNLVVVSSPDLSKEVLHTQGVEFGSRTRNVVFDIFTGKGQDMVFTVYGEHWRKMRRIMTVPFFTNKVVQRNRRGWEAEVAAVVEDVKKNPEASTNGIVLRRRLQLMMYNNMFRIMFDRRFDSEEDPLFNKLKALNGERSRLAQSFDYNYGDFIPILRPFLRGYLKVCQEVKDKRLQLFKDYFVDERKKLASTKATDNDGLKCAIDHIIEAQEKGEINEDNVLYIVENINVAAIETTLWSIEWGIAELVNHPEIQKKLRNEIDTVLGLGVPVTEPEIHKLPYLQAVVKETLRLRMAIPLLVPHMNLHDAKLSGYDIPAESKILVNAWWLANNPDHWKNPEEFRPERFLEEESKVDTNGNDFRYLPFGVGRRSCPGIILALPILGITLGGLVQNFELLPPRGQSKIDTAECGGQFSLRILNHSTIVLKPIS